In Sparus aurata chromosome 2, fSpaAur1.1, whole genome shotgun sequence, a single genomic region encodes these proteins:
- the relt gene encoding tumor necrosis factor receptor superfamily member 19L: MRNHLCCSALVLLTVLGCGGTAAVQCRWREGCVCLQCPAGQEPSKACEQIQSPTEEVRCRSCPTGSFSDTLDSELCRPHASCETLSREVATPGTETSDAVCGACLAGFHSTATGEVSFQSPCVKTSVHVRTVRTVGKGPSSGAAGPVNGTVVRSAEEKTAEYAVFALVPVFCVMGLLGILICNILKKKGYRCSADKEGGDEETPTPQKEGNNCPYISDDLNEDTISVLVRLITEKKENAAALEELLLEYESKQMSISKGSSIKFPMLSPLSAFRSLPRLCPHQSHLHTISGLSGLAPKHGYRCTRCAQRKWPHVLIPPLDSLKDPLKPPQTLILPSLDTSKDQQKRPLLGGVFVDTHHTQAAVPNTVEKVEGNEVKERKEGELTVLSVGRFQVAQIPEHKPVVVETKASSQEQRNSLFGGKSFCSSSSGIRR; encoded by the exons ATGAGGAACCACCTTTGCTGCTCAGCTCTTGTCCTTCTCACG GTGCTCGGCTGTGGTGGGACTGCGGCAGTGCAGTGTCGGTGGAgggaagggtgtgtgtgtctgcaatgCCCTGCTGGCCAGGAGCCTTCAAAG GCTTGTGAGCAGATCCAGAGCCCAACAGAGGAAGTGCGATGCCGCTCGTGTCCGACTGGAAGCTTTTCAGACACGCTGGACTCTGAACTTTGCCGTCCACATGCCTCCTGCGAGACCCTCAGCCGTGAGGTTGCAACCCCTGGCACCGAGACCTCTGATGCAGTCTGTGGAGCCTGTCTGGCTGG GTTTCACTCCACTGCCACAGGGGAAGTTTCCTTTCAAAGTCCCTGTGTGAAAA CATCTGTTCACGTCAGGACGGTCCGCACCGTGGGCAAAGGGCCCTCCAGCGGCGCGGCCGGGCCGGTAAACGGCACAGTGGTACGCAGCGCTGAGGAGAAGACGGCCGAGTACGCCGTGTTCGCTTTGGTGCCCGTCTTCTGCGTGATGGGCCTGCTGGGCATCCTCATCTGCAACATCCTGAAGAAGAAGGGATATCGCTGCTCTGCTGACAAGGAGGGAGGGGACGAAGAGACTCCCACACCACAGAAAGAAG GTAACAACTGTCCCTACATATCTGATGATCTGAATGAAGACACCATCAGTGTTCTGGTCCGCCTCATTACTGAGAAGAAAG aAAATGCTGCTGCACTGGAGGAACTGCTGCTGGAGTACGAGAGTAAACAGATGTCCATAAGCAAAGGCTCGTCAATCAA gTTCCCCATGCTGTCTCCCCTGTCGGCGTTCCGCTCCCTCCCCAGGCTGTGCCCCCATCAGTCCCATCTCCACACCATCTCTGGCCTCTCGGGCCTGGCCCCCAAACACGGCTACCGCTGCACCCGCTGCGCCCAGAGGAAGTGGCCCCATGTCCTCATCCCTCCCCTGGACTCCCTGAAGGATCCCCTGAAGCCCCCTCAGACCCTCATCCTGCCCTCCCTGGACACATCCAAGGACCAGCAGAAGAGACCCCTGCTGGGTGGAGTGTTTGTGGACACCCACCATACACAAGCTGCTGTGCCAAATACTGTAGAAAAAGTGGAAGGAAATGAagtgaaggagaggaaggagggagagctgACAGTGCTGTCAGTGGGGAG ATTTCAAGTCGCCCAGATCCCCGAGCACAAGCCTGTCGTCGTGGAAACCAAGGCATCATCCCAGGAGCAAAGAAACTCCCTGTTTGGAGGGAAATCCTTCTGTTCCTCATCATCTGGCATCAGGAG GTGA
- the p2ry2.1 gene encoding P2Y purinoceptor 2: MATFDNDTDFFNVSAFYCKFDEDFKYILLPVSYALVFVVGLGLNATALYVIVFRTKHWKPSTIYMFNLTMCDTLYILTLPFLIYYYADENDWPFTEPLCKLIRFLFYANLYGSILFLCCISLHRFVGICYPVRSLYWVSARRARLVSVAVWACVLLCQAPVLYFSRIRDAASGRVCYDTTSPELFDDFLVYSSVVSVLMFAVPFMVVMVCYGLMVRKLLEPGWGSEGGERGGLAANRTKQKSVKMIIIVLATFMLCFLPFHLTRSLYYSFRYLRQVNPAQISCNLLEASSVAYKVTRPFASANSCIDPILYFLAGQDVRSHLTKKKKSSTLKSADVSETTKL; encoded by the exons ATGGCCACCTTCGACAACGACACCGACTTCTTCAATGTCAGTGCCTTCTACTGTAAATTTGATGAAGATTTCAAATACATCCTCCTTCCTGTCAGCTATGCCCTGGTGTTTGTGGTCGGTCTGGGGCTGAACGCCACAGCGCTGTATGTGATTGTGTTCCGCACTAAGCACTGGAAGCCCTCCACGATCTACATGTTCAACCTGACGATGTGTGACACTCTCTACATCCTCACCCTGCCCTTCCTCATCTATTACTACGCAGATGAGAATGACTGGCCCTTCACTGAACCGCTCTGCAAGCTCATACGCTTCCTGTTTTATGCCAACTTATATG GTTCCATTCTCTTCCTGTGCTGTATCAGTTTGCATCGCTTTGTTGGCATCTGCTATCCAGTGCGCTCCCTGTACTGGGTCAGCGCTCGTCGGGCCAGGCTGGTATCTGTGGCAGTGTGggcctgtgttttattatgccAGGCACCCGTCCTCTACTTCTCAAGAATTAG GGATGCGGCCTCGGGGCGGGTCTGCTACGACACCACCAGCCCGGAGCTTTTTGACGACTTCCTGGTGTACAGCTCAGTAGTGTCAGTTCTCATGTTTGCCGTTCCATtcatggtggtgatggtgtgcTACGGGCTCATGGTGCGGAAACTTCTGGAGCCTGGCTGGGGCTctgaagggggagagagagggggcctGGCAGCCAATCGTACCAAGCAGAAGTCGGTGAAGATGATCATCATTGTGCTGGCAACGTTCATGCTCTGCTTCCTCCCTTTCCACCTCACCAGGAGTCTTTACTACTCGTTCAGATACCTAAGGCAGGTCAATCCAGCACAG ATCAGCTGTAACTTGCTGGAAGCCTCCAGTGTGGCCTACAAGGTCACTCGACCTTTTGCCAGTGCCAACAGCTGTATAGACCCCATACTTTACTTCCTGGCTGGGCAGGATGTCCGCAGTCACCTCACCAAGAAGAAAAAGTCGTCTACGTTGAAATCAGCAGATGTGAGTGAGACAACAAAACTCTGA